A stretch of the Mesorhizobium sp. Pch-S genome encodes the following:
- a CDS encoding LysR substrate-binding domain-containing protein: MDTDLRAHFLEGMSRVASAVTVVTTDGDAGRFGVTVSSMTSVSADTTRPSLLVSIHHLSPAGEAIRKNRRFCANVLSGNQSFVSDLFSGRLKHLNDDRFSAIPWHGGATGAPIVDDAIVSLDCELKTALLWGTHFILIGEVAQIELSRQRSPLVYANRGYRRAIPIAPDDHQTHSPENQLRVGFFITLGPEFVPSLVVEFANQLPAVDLSLLEADHDDLLEQMRAGKIEAAITFGTVDEPELETEVLCPAAPHVLLSANHPLAARSSLRLADVADLPMILLDYPSVRGAIAAFFERNQLKPQIRLQSPSLAMVRGLVAQGLGYSIVPQKPQNRTAPDGTEIRAIPLENDFPEGAVVALAKHADRRSGLAEDFISKCRKSFRQTSQ; encoded by the coding sequence ATGGATACCGACCTGCGTGCCCATTTCCTGGAAGGCATGAGCCGGGTTGCCTCGGCGGTCACCGTTGTTACGACGGACGGGGATGCAGGGCGGTTCGGGGTCACCGTTTCATCGATGACCTCGGTCTCGGCAGACACCACACGACCATCTCTTTTGGTCAGCATCCATCATCTGAGCCCCGCCGGCGAGGCGATCAGAAAGAACCGCCGGTTTTGCGCCAATGTGCTGAGCGGCAACCAGAGTTTTGTCTCGGACCTGTTTTCCGGCCGTCTCAAGCATCTGAATGACGACAGGTTCAGCGCGATCCCCTGGCATGGCGGTGCGACGGGGGCACCGATTGTCGATGATGCCATCGTCTCACTGGACTGCGAGCTGAAGACCGCCTTGCTCTGGGGCACGCATTTCATTCTCATCGGTGAGGTCGCGCAGATCGAGCTTTCAAGGCAACGCTCGCCGCTCGTCTACGCCAATCGCGGCTATCGCCGCGCCATTCCGATCGCACCGGACGATCACCAGACACACAGCCCGGAGAACCAGCTGCGTGTCGGCTTCTTCATCACGCTTGGGCCGGAATTCGTGCCTTCCCTGGTCGTGGAATTTGCCAATCAGTTGCCGGCCGTCGATCTCAGCCTGCTCGAGGCCGATCACGACGACCTGCTGGAACAGATGCGCGCCGGCAAGATCGAAGCTGCCATCACGTTCGGGACAGTGGACGAGCCGGAACTTGAGACAGAAGTGCTATGTCCCGCGGCGCCACACGTGCTGCTGAGCGCCAATCATCCGCTTGCAGCCAGGTCGAGCCTTCGGCTGGCCGATGTCGCCGATTTGCCGATGATCCTGCTGGACTACCCTTCCGTGCGAGGCGCGATTGCCGCCTTTTTCGAACGCAACCAGTTGAAGCCGCAAATCCGTCTGCAGTCGCCTTCCCTGGCGATGGTACGCGGCTTGGTGGCGCAGGGCCTCGGCTACTCGATCGTCCCGCAGAAGCCTCAAAACAGGACCGCTCCCGACGGCACGGAAATCCGCGCGATACCGCTCGAAAACGATTTCCCCGAAGGCGCTGTCGTGGCGCTTGCAAAGCACGCGGACCGCCGGAGCGGATTGGCGGAGGATTTCATTTCGAAGTGCAGGAAGTCGTTTCGACAAACATCACAATAA
- a CDS encoding APC family permease — MAREEAIDSTGSNQLRKNSLGLIAVTFMVISAAAPLTGVAGAMPLAFMLGNGTGVPATFVFVTLVMLAFAAGYVAMSRHVTNAGAFYAYAARGLGGRAAGAVAVTALVAYNAMQFGLIGLFGGIASGIFGQFGLMLPWWGWSLLALVLVGFLGYRQVDLSAKVLVFVVALEYLVVLIVDFAILGKGGANGLSMNFFDQNAIFSGSLTAAILFCMGCFIGFEATTIYAEEARDPEKTIPRATYLSVLMIGIFFIFTTWLLIVGIGADKLVPTIQALPDPSIFFFDLAGQYAGGPVATIAGILLVSSLFAALSAFHNYIARYSYVAGREGLLPAAFGQTHDTHQSPHVGSVVQTAGALIVLALFAGLGLDPVLNMFTWISQVGTLGVLAMMTVTSAAVIAFFRRSGHTGSALTTLILPLASGVVMAGLFVYIFLHFGDLTGTTGGALGIILPSLIPAAAIVGYILALRLQRADPARFARMGFNRD; from the coding sequence ATGGCTCGGGAAGAAGCTATCGATAGCACAGGGAGCAATCAGCTCCGCAAGAATTCGCTTGGGTTGATTGCAGTCACCTTCATGGTGATTTCCGCGGCGGCTCCGTTGACCGGTGTCGCCGGGGCGATGCCGCTGGCGTTCATGCTGGGCAACGGTACCGGCGTGCCGGCGACGTTCGTCTTCGTGACCCTGGTGATGCTCGCTTTTGCTGCCGGCTATGTCGCCATGTCGCGCCACGTCACCAATGCCGGGGCCTTCTATGCCTATGCGGCGCGCGGTCTCGGCGGGCGGGCAGCCGGCGCCGTCGCGGTCACCGCACTTGTTGCCTACAACGCCATGCAGTTTGGCCTGATCGGCCTGTTCGGCGGCATCGCCAGCGGCATCTTCGGGCAATTCGGCCTGATGCTGCCGTGGTGGGGCTGGAGTCTTCTTGCCCTCGTGCTGGTCGGCTTTCTGGGGTATCGGCAGGTTGACCTGTCGGCCAAGGTCCTCGTCTTCGTGGTGGCGCTGGAATATCTGGTGGTGCTGATCGTCGACTTCGCCATCCTCGGAAAAGGCGGCGCCAACGGACTTTCGATGAACTTCTTCGACCAGAATGCGATCTTCTCGGGCTCGCTGACGGCTGCGATCCTGTTCTGCATGGGTTGTTTCATCGGCTTCGAGGCAACGACGATCTATGCCGAAGAGGCGCGCGATCCGGAAAAGACGATACCGCGGGCGACCTATCTGTCGGTGTTGATGATCGGCATCTTTTTCATCTTCACGACCTGGTTGCTGATTGTCGGTATCGGCGCAGACAAGTTGGTTCCGACCATCCAGGCGCTGCCTGATCCTTCGATCTTCTTCTTCGATCTGGCTGGCCAGTACGCCGGCGGTCCGGTGGCGACCATTGCCGGTATCCTGCTGGTGTCCAGCCTGTTTGCGGCCCTTTCGGCCTTTCACAATTACATCGCGCGCTACAGCTATGTGGCCGGCCGCGAAGGCCTGCTGCCGGCGGCGTTCGGTCAGACGCACGATACTCATCAGAGCCCGCATGTCGGTTCGGTGGTGCAGACCGCCGGAGCGTTGATCGTGCTGGCGCTGTTTGCCGGGCTGGGGCTGGATCCGGTGCTCAACATGTTCACCTGGATCAGCCAGGTCGGCACGCTAGGCGTGCTTGCCATGATGACCGTCACCTCGGCTGCGGTGATCGCCTTCTTCCGTCGGTCAGGTCATACCGGTTCGGCTTTGACGACGCTCATTCTCCCGCTGGCCTCCGGCGTGGTTATGGCGGGGCTGTTCGTCTACATCTTCCTGCATTTCGGCGACCTGACCGGAACGACGGGCGGTGCACTCGGCATCATCCTGCCATCATTGATCCCGGCTGCAGCCATCGTGGGCTACATCCTTGCCCTGCGCCTGCAGCGTGCCGATCCGGCTCGTTTCGCTCGAATGGGCTTCAATCGGGACTAG
- a CDS encoding MarR family winged helix-turn-helix transcriptional regulator encodes MRGASFRGTFLFDNIKDNYLTMSTNNVERYDDEMDATPAPWVYPRDIRDLFSYRLALLTKVNDRQAHAMLMSDYKLTLGEWRTMAAVRYLDKPSVRAVARATQQDEAQVSRYVAGLIKRDLLTKTTSTEDRRSILLALTTPAEKLYAEVMDFAWRLNRDMFVDLSKREQQTLVKLLDKLFQSINR; translated from the coding sequence TTGCGGGGAGCCAGTTTTCGTGGCACATTTTTATTTGATAATATCAAGGATAATTACCTGACAATGTCAACCAATAATGTAGAGCGATATGACGACGAAATGGACGCCACGCCGGCGCCTTGGGTCTACCCGCGCGACATCCGCGACCTGTTCTCATATCGGCTGGCGTTGTTGACGAAGGTCAACGATCGGCAGGCCCATGCAATGCTGATGAGCGACTACAAACTGACATTGGGCGAGTGGCGAACGATGGCTGCGGTTCGCTATCTCGACAAGCCGTCCGTTCGCGCGGTAGCACGCGCGACGCAGCAGGATGAAGCGCAGGTGAGCCGTTACGTGGCCGGCCTGATCAAGCGGGATTTGTTGACAAAGACGACAAGCACCGAAGACCGCCGATCGATCCTTCTGGCGCTCACGACCCCGGCGGAGAAACTCTATGCGGAGGTCATGGATTTCGCCTGGAGATTGAACCGCGACATGTTTGTCGACCTTTCCAAGCGGGAACAGCAGACGTTGGTCAAACTCCTCGACAAGCTGTTCCAGTCGATCAATCGCTAG
- a CDS encoding ABC transporter substrate-binding protein, which translates to MPTFFGRHLGSKIAAVLVAGAALAAGIAMANAENVKLRFAYLLADSDLPILVAQKSGDFAKAGLDVELTEVQGGPAVVAAIASGSADVGYASPVPPINARINGINVKMVMALGHEVDPDKKFSWLVASKASGITDLPGLKGRKVAVNANGSLCVLTLSDHMAKAGLKMEDVELVVLPFPQQEAALEQGAIDATCTVNPFFSSIAKNQAIGVKILAEGVLADEREPVLNDVIFATDDFIAKNPDTLKTFGKVIFDTRQKLLADRAAMEAAATEFLGLTPEAAKDFKLPVVKPELTISEAEVQVLLDAMKRAGMLTQEVPVKDMVSNMAP; encoded by the coding sequence ATGCCGACATTTTTCGGAAGACACCTCGGCAGCAAGATCGCTGCCGTTCTAGTTGCCGGGGCCGCTTTGGCTGCCGGTATCGCCATGGCGAACGCTGAAAACGTCAAGCTCAGGTTTGCCTATCTGCTCGCCGATTCCGATCTGCCCATTCTTGTCGCGCAGAAGAGCGGAGACTTCGCCAAGGCTGGGCTGGACGTTGAACTGACGGAAGTCCAGGGCGGACCTGCCGTGGTTGCCGCAATCGCATCCGGTTCCGCCGATGTCGGCTATGCCTCACCCGTGCCGCCGATCAACGCCCGCATCAACGGCATCAACGTCAAGATGGTCATGGCCCTGGGGCATGAGGTCGATCCGGACAAGAAGTTCTCCTGGCTGGTTGCTTCGAAAGCTTCGGGCATCACCGACCTTCCCGGGCTGAAGGGCAGGAAGGTTGCCGTCAACGCGAATGGCTCGCTGTGCGTGCTGACGCTGAGCGATCATATGGCCAAGGCTGGCCTCAAGATGGAAGATGTCGAGCTGGTCGTATTGCCGTTCCCGCAGCAGGAAGCGGCTCTCGAGCAGGGCGCCATCGACGCGACATGCACCGTCAATCCCTTCTTTTCCTCAATTGCCAAGAACCAGGCCATAGGCGTCAAGATCCTCGCCGAGGGGGTGCTCGCCGACGAGCGCGAACCGGTGCTGAATGACGTCATCTTCGCCACCGACGACTTCATTGCCAAGAACCCGGATACGCTGAAGACCTTCGGCAAGGTCATCTTCGACACCCGTCAGAAGCTGCTGGCGGACAGGGCGGCGATGGAGGCAGCGGCAACCGAGTTCCTCGGTCTGACACCGGAGGCCGCGAAGGATTTCAAACTGCCCGTGGTCAAGCCTGAATTGACCATCTCCGAGGCCGAGGTCCAGGTTCTGCTGGATGCCATGAAGCGCGCCGGCATGCTCACCCAGGAGGTCCCGGTCAAGGACATGGTTTCCAACATGGCTCCCTGA
- a CDS encoding ABC transporter ATP-binding protein: MDAVLEARQLAKAYGVGKDALQVLGGISFTVGRGEFVSIVGPSGCGKTTLLFALAGLQPASSGTVTFNGQPVTAPPRGVAVVFQDYSRSLFPWKSNRDNVAFGMVRVEGLSAAQKRDKAQEMLEAVGLQGFEDKYPWQLSGGMQQRVAIARGLASQSELLLLDEPLAAVDAQTRADMQDLLLDLARRFRQTCILVTHDVEEAVYMADRVVVLTRRPTVVDHEVTIDLGKQRDQIATREDHRFLAARHDVMTSIRSSRAAAPATAA, from the coding sequence ATGGACGCGGTGTTGGAGGCCCGGCAACTGGCCAAGGCGTATGGCGTCGGCAAGGACGCTCTTCAGGTTCTTGGTGGCATTTCATTCACTGTCGGTCGAGGCGAGTTCGTCTCGATCGTTGGCCCCTCGGGATGCGGCAAGACAACCCTGCTGTTTGCTCTTGCCGGGTTGCAGCCGGCGAGTTCGGGCACGGTGACCTTCAATGGGCAGCCCGTGACAGCTCCGCCACGCGGGGTAGCCGTCGTCTTTCAGGACTATTCGCGTTCGCTTTTTCCCTGGAAAAGCAATCGCGACAACGTGGCCTTCGGCATGGTGCGGGTGGAAGGCCTGTCTGCGGCTCAAAAGCGCGACAAGGCCCAGGAAATGCTGGAGGCTGTCGGCCTGCAGGGCTTCGAGGACAAATATCCGTGGCAATTGTCGGGAGGCATGCAGCAGCGGGTTGCCATCGCGCGCGGATTGGCATCGCAAAGCGAACTTCTGCTGCTCGACGAACCCCTGGCGGCGGTCGATGCGCAGACGCGTGCCGACATGCAGGACCTTCTGCTCGATCTGGCGAGACGATTCCGGCAAACCTGCATTCTTGTGACGCATGATGTCGAGGAAGCCGTCTACATGGCTGATCGCGTCGTGGTGCTGACGCGGCGCCCGACCGTCGTCGACCACGAGGTAACCATCGATCTCGGCAAGCAGCGCGATCAGATCGCCACGCGTGAGGATCATCGATTCCTTGCAGCGCGCCACGACGTCATGACGAGCATCCGGTCGTCACGCGCCGCTGCACCGGCCACGGCAGCCTGA
- a CDS encoding ABC transporter permease — protein MGSFRLMEILAGFRAMISFLVIIIVWQSVASLGLVPEKYFPSILAIASGFRDMMMSGELVSAEWRTLSRALVGVAAASMLGIGLAVLGDLFPPFRRGFAPIAALVQPIPPAALVPMAVFMLGLGPRLYAFIVILVTVWPPYFNGVAALASVSDVQIRTGQMLGLSRWQIVWQIKLPAAMPEIFAGIRYASSISLIAVVVAEMLAGHDGLGFLLIRKAFAIRIPEVYALMFVCAANGLVMNTVINGLRWKLAGWQLRMTGQAA, from the coding sequence ATGGGGTCATTCCGGTTGATGGAGATCCTGGCGGGCTTCCGCGCCATGATCTCGTTCCTCGTCATCATCATCGTCTGGCAGTCCGTCGCCTCGCTCGGCCTGGTTCCGGAAAAGTACTTTCCCAGCATCCTCGCCATCGCTTCCGGCTTTCGTGACATGATGATGTCCGGCGAACTTGTTTCCGCTGAATGGCGCACACTCTCGCGCGCGCTGGTTGGGGTCGCTGCCGCGTCGATGCTGGGCATCGGGCTTGCCGTGCTGGGCGATCTGTTTCCACCTTTTCGCCGCGGCTTCGCGCCCATTGCAGCACTGGTGCAGCCCATTCCGCCCGCCGCCCTCGTGCCGATGGCCGTGTTCATGCTTGGGCTGGGTCCCAGGCTCTATGCCTTCATCGTCATTCTGGTCACGGTCTGGCCACCATATTTCAACGGCGTGGCAGCGCTCGCAAGCGTGTCGGACGTCCAGATACGCACCGGCCAGATGCTCGGGCTGAGCCGGTGGCAGATCGTGTGGCAAATCAAACTTCCCGCCGCGATGCCGGAGATATTTGCCGGCATCCGCTATGCGTCGAGCATCAGCTTGATCGCTGTTGTCGTTGCCGAGATGCTTGCCGGCCACGATGGCCTGGGCTTCCTGCTCATCCGCAAGGCCTTCGCCATCCGCATCCCTGAAGTCTACGCACTGATGTTTGTCTGTGCCGCGAATGGCCTGGTCATGAACACGGTCATCAACGGATTGCGCTGGAAACTTGCAGGCTGGCAACTGCGCATGACGGGGCAGGCGGCATGA
- a CDS encoding ABC transporter permease — MTMLRSRQSYSALILPVVVLLAWQVLAWRASTPLFPGPWQVAVSIWRLYPQILGQIGYTLMRAAAGFFLAAIVMIPLGILLGRLKAVGSVLEPILDMLATLPPPAVVPIVMLFAGTGDAAKIAVIAYAAGIPLIMNTYEASKTLHPMTTLVARSLHLHRLETMVFIDLPASLPMIATGVRLAVASALLVSVTAEMLLATNGIGVFLQRQQENFQIANGLAAIAFISIVGLIVNDLVQRLERRLLFWHYRLDLHNER, encoded by the coding sequence ATGACCATGCTGCGCAGCCGCCAGAGCTATAGTGCGCTCATCCTCCCGGTCGTTGTTCTGCTTGCCTGGCAGGTGCTGGCCTGGCGTGCATCCACGCCATTGTTCCCGGGGCCATGGCAGGTGGCCGTGTCGATTTGGCGGCTTTACCCGCAGATTCTGGGGCAGATCGGCTACACCCTGATGCGCGCTGCCGCAGGCTTTTTCCTTGCCGCGATCGTGATGATCCCTCTGGGTATCCTGCTCGGTCGGCTCAAGGCAGTTGGATCGGTCCTGGAACCGATCCTGGACATGCTGGCGACCTTGCCTCCGCCGGCGGTCGTTCCCATCGTGATGCTCTTTGCCGGAACCGGCGACGCCGCAAAAATCGCGGTTATCGCCTATGCCGCCGGCATTCCGCTGATCATGAACACATACGAGGCGTCCAAGACCTTGCATCCGATGACGACATTGGTGGCGCGTTCCCTGCACCTGCACCGTCTCGAAACCATGGTCTTCATCGACTTGCCCGCATCCCTGCCGATGATCGCAACCGGTGTGCGATTGGCCGTCGCCTCGGCCTTGCTGGTCAGTGTCACGGCCGAGATGCTGCTCGCCACCAACGGCATCGGGGTCTTCCTGCAACGCCAGCAGGAGAATTTTCAGATCGCCAATGGACTGGCGGCGATCGCCTTCATTTCCATCGTCGGTCTGATCGTCAACGACCTCGTCCAGCGACTGGAGCGACGTCTGCTCTTCTGGCACTACCGCCTAGACCTGCACAATGAGAGGTAA
- a CDS encoding alkaline phosphatase family protein, protein MRRNVLFIMCDQLRFDYLSCAGHKTLATPNIDRLASRGVRFTNAYVQSTVCGPSRMSAYTGRYMRSHGSTQNGVPLRVGEPTLGDHLRAIGVRCALIGKTHMTADHEGMERLGISSDSIIGVHLSECGFEPFERDDGLHPSSSYDPDPAYDAYLREQGFDAENPWEHWANSGSGEDGENFNGWLLVHADKAARVPEEHSETPYMTRRAMRFIEEAEAVGQSWCAHLSYIKPHWPYIVPAPYHAMYDKDDVQPAIRSEAERIAANPVYEAFQQERYSRNFSRDEVREKVIPCYMGLIKQIDDQLGHLFAFMEERGLFENTMIVFTSDHGDYLGDHWLGEKYMFHDVSVKVPMIVYDPSREADATRGTTSEALVEMIDLAPTFLDHFGGKPKSHVLEGRSLAPLLHGPKPENWRRYAVSEYDYGADLARLKLDLPLSDCRLFMITDGRYKLIHGEGVPPMLFDRENDPHELSDLGQKPEFADVVATLREALFHWLVTPKNRITVEDRWLTGDDDKLRHFDPAIVPGILIGYWDEAELASEHEARNKWLKSQDV, encoded by the coding sequence ATGCGTCGCAATGTCCTGTTCATCATGTGCGACCAGCTGCGCTTCGACTATCTGAGCTGCGCCGGGCACAAGACGCTCGCCACGCCGAACATCGATCGTCTTGCCAGCCGTGGCGTGCGTTTCACCAATGCCTATGTGCAGTCGACAGTTTGCGGCCCGTCGCGCATGAGCGCCTATACCGGCCGCTACATGCGTTCGCACGGTTCTACCCAGAACGGCGTGCCGCTGCGTGTGGGAGAACCTACGCTCGGCGATCATTTGCGCGCGATCGGCGTCCGCTGCGCGCTGATCGGTAAGACGCATATGACGGCAGATCATGAAGGGATGGAACGTCTCGGCATCAGCAGCGATTCCATCATCGGCGTCCACCTTTCCGAATGCGGGTTCGAGCCTTTTGAACGCGATGACGGGCTTCATCCGTCGAGCAGCTACGATCCCGATCCAGCCTATGACGCCTATCTGCGCGAACAGGGCTTCGACGCCGAAAATCCATGGGAACACTGGGCCAATTCCGGTTCCGGCGAGGATGGCGAGAACTTCAACGGCTGGCTGCTGGTCCATGCAGACAAAGCCGCCCGCGTCCCCGAGGAACACTCCGAGACGCCTTACATGACGCGTCGCGCGATGCGTTTCATCGAAGAGGCGGAAGCCGTGGGCCAATCATGGTGCGCGCATCTCTCCTACATCAAGCCGCATTGGCCTTACATCGTGCCTGCGCCCTACCATGCCATGTACGACAAGGACGACGTGCAACCCGCAATTCGCAGTGAAGCCGAGCGCATCGCGGCGAACCCGGTCTACGAGGCGTTTCAACAGGAGCGCTATTCGCGGAATTTCTCCCGCGACGAGGTCAGGGAGAAGGTGATCCCCTGCTACATGGGGCTGATCAAGCAGATCGACGATCAGCTTGGCCACCTCTTTGCCTTCATGGAGGAACGTGGCCTGTTCGAGAACACGATGATCGTCTTCACGTCGGATCATGGCGACTATCTCGGCGACCATTGGCTCGGCGAGAAGTACATGTTCCACGATGTTTCGGTCAAAGTACCGATGATCGTCTACGACCCGTCCAGGGAGGCCGATGCTACGCGTGGTACAACCTCCGAGGCGCTGGTCGAGATGATCGATCTGGCGCCGACCTTCCTTGATCATTTCGGCGGCAAGCCTAAATCGCATGTCCTGGAAGGCAGGTCCCTGGCGCCATTGCTGCATGGACCAAAGCCGGAAAACTGGCGGCGCTACGCGGTCAGCGAATATGACTATGGCGCTGATCTGGCGAGGTTGAAGCTCGACCTTCCGCTCAGCGACTGCCGCCTCTTCATGATCACGGATGGGCGCTACAAGCTGATCCATGGCGAGGGTGTGCCACCGATGCTGTTCGATCGCGAGAATGATCCGCATGAGCTCAGCGACCTCGGCCAGAAACCAGAATTCGCGGATGTCGTCGCGACCTTGCGGGAAGCCTTGTTCCACTGGCTGGTCACGCCGAAGAACCGCATCACTGTCGAAGACCGATGGCTCACCGGCGACGACGACAAGCTGCGCCATTTCGATCCCGCCATCGTGCCGGGTATCCTGATCGGCTACTGGGACGAAGCCGAGCTGGCAAGCGAGCATGAGGCGCGAAACAAATGGTTGAAAAGCCAGGATGTTTGA
- a CDS encoding amidohydrolase, with protein sequence MISSLKRRSVAFGAALGLLLGAPALAADTLLVNGRIFTANPAAPGAEAVALRDGTILAVGSRADVEKTLEPGYATEDLGGKMLLPGLIDSHVHAVFAGFTLVAAELPPGDTSVGRLAEFAATSMKSGRGMIGDTLRIGNLTSAYWDDVAALDKVFNAPPFAETPVILAGSDAHTGWANKVLLQRAGVTTDFIAGLGEAERKYFGHAQDFTPNGFSADTGWDKVMGAVPPVSQQTMVEAARSAVKVMNSNGVTAWLDPISNGRPAAPLFDMVPTKDDLGVLPAYKTLSDAGELSAHVTGMVLLNSRSGPEALVVYDALAAKFPKTPDLMVGGIKILADGVIEYPAQTASLSRPYKNLGTPGPEVIGTDKFKALVTAADKRDALVHIHAIGDRAATDALDAIEAARKANGDSGIPHTITHLEVVKPEDRQRFKALGVIASMQLLWSGADEYTTDLVKPYLDESLSKTLYPARSLADAGAIVAGASDWPVTSPNPFLAMTVAITRQGTKGVLNPEEAMTAEQMLYAYTRNAAEAVRRSDRIGSIEPGKAADLVLVDRDLLTVAPAEIADTKVLWTMFGGKKVFQAER encoded by the coding sequence ATGATTTCATCACTCAAACGGCGAAGCGTCGCTTTCGGCGCTGCACTGGGCCTTCTGCTCGGCGCTCCCGCGCTTGCCGCAGACACCCTGTTGGTCAATGGCAGGATATTCACCGCGAATCCGGCTGCACCGGGGGCGGAGGCCGTCGCACTGCGCGATGGCACGATCCTCGCCGTCGGCAGCCGTGCCGACGTGGAAAAGACGCTGGAGCCCGGTTATGCGACCGAGGACCTCGGCGGCAAGATGCTGCTGCCGGGATTGATCGACAGCCATGTGCACGCGGTCTTTGCAGGCTTCACCCTGGTGGCCGCGGAATTACCGCCCGGCGACACCTCTGTAGGACGACTGGCCGAGTTCGCTGCGACGTCGATGAAGAGCGGACGCGGCATGATTGGCGATACGCTGCGCATCGGCAATCTGACTTCCGCCTACTGGGACGATGTCGCGGCATTGGACAAGGTGTTCAACGCGCCGCCCTTTGCCGAGACGCCCGTCATCCTCGCCGGCTCCGATGCCCATACCGGCTGGGCCAACAAGGTCCTGCTGCAGCGAGCAGGAGTAACCACGGACTTCATCGCCGGCTTGGGTGAAGCCGAACGCAAGTATTTCGGCCACGCGCAGGATTTCACGCCGAATGGCTTCAGTGCCGACACCGGCTGGGACAAGGTGATGGGGGCGGTGCCGCCCGTTTCACAGCAGACGATGGTCGAGGCAGCGCGCAGCGCAGTGAAGGTGATGAACAGCAACGGCGTCACCGCCTGGCTCGACCCGATATCGAATGGTCGCCCCGCTGCTCCACTTTTCGACATGGTTCCGACCAAGGACGACCTCGGCGTACTACCCGCCTATAAGACACTTTCCGACGCTGGCGAACTGAGCGCCCATGTCACCGGCATGGTGCTTTTGAACTCCAGGAGCGGCCCCGAGGCACTGGTGGTCTACGACGCCCTGGCAGCAAAGTTCCCCAAGACACCTGACCTGATGGTGGGAGGGATCAAGATCCTCGCCGATGGCGTTATCGAATATCCGGCGCAGACGGCATCGCTCTCCCGGCCCTACAAGAATCTCGGCACACCGGGACCGGAAGTCATCGGAACCGACAAGTTCAAGGCATTGGTGACCGCCGCCGACAAGCGGGATGCACTGGTCCATATCCACGCCATCGGTGACCGGGCCGCAACGGATGCGCTCGACGCGATCGAGGCGGCTCGCAAGGCCAATGGCGACAGCGGCATCCCTCACACGATCACGCATCTGGAGGTCGTCAAACCCGAGGACCGACAACGTTTCAAGGCGCTCGGCGTCATCGCCTCCATGCAACTTCTATGGTCTGGCGCGGACGAATACACCACCGACCTGGTCAAGCCCTATCTCGACGAAAGCCTCTCGAAGACGCTCTACCCGGCTCGTTCGCTGGCAGACGCCGGCGCTATCGTCGCCGGTGCCAGCGACTGGCCCGTCACCTCGCCAAACCCGTTCCTGGCGATGACCGTCGCGATAACCCGGCAAGGCACCAAGGGAGTACTCAACCCCGAAGAAGCGATGACGGCTGAACAGATGCTTTATGCCTACACACGTAACGCCGCCGAGGCCGTGCGGCGCTCGGACCGTATCGGCTCGATCGAACCCGGCAAAGCCGCTGATCTCGTGCTGGTGGATCGCGATCTGCTCACCGTTGCACCCGCCGAAATAGCGGACACCAAGGTGCTATGGACCATGTTCGGCGGCAAGAAAGTATTCCAGGCTGAAAGATAG
- a CDS encoding IclR family transcriptional regulator codes for MDEQENGDDRRGIQSIDFVGKVLRALAAAPGPLNLKTLSIDTGVPAAKLHRYLTSLIRIGLASQHEKDGKYDLGPLAIRLGLAAMARRSVIDEAEKVLNDLLDRHGLTGHLSVWGEQGPVIVRTHHGGVPLVTSLGLGRVLPITRSATGLVFMAFLPEVATAPIARREANAATDKALLGRKVEDTRNRGVGFVDGTVIPGLAALSVPVFDFDGSLACALTATALDGAFGKDGADSAIAHELLAAANSIKG; via the coding sequence ATGGACGAGCAGGAAAACGGGGACGATCGGCGCGGCATTCAGTCGATCGATTTCGTCGGCAAGGTGCTGCGCGCGCTGGCGGCCGCTCCAGGGCCGCTCAACCTCAAGACATTGAGCATCGACACTGGCGTGCCGGCGGCAAAGCTGCATCGCTATCTCACCAGCCTCATCCGCATCGGCCTGGCCTCGCAGCACGAGAAGGATGGGAAATACGATCTCGGCCCGCTGGCGATCCGCCTCGGCCTTGCAGCGATGGCGCGCCGCAGCGTCATCGACGAGGCCGAGAAAGTGCTCAACGATCTGCTCGACCGACATGGCCTGACCGGCCATCTCAGTGTCTGGGGGGAGCAAGGGCCGGTTATCGTGCGCACCCATCACGGCGGCGTCCCCCTGGTGACAAGCCTTGGCCTTGGCCGCGTCCTGCCCATCACGCGCTCAGCCACCGGCCTCGTCTTCATGGCTTTCCTGCCTGAGGTCGCAACGGCGCCGATTGCGCGCCGCGAAGCAAATGCTGCGACGGACAAGGCCCTTCTCGGCAGGAAGGTCGAAGACACCCGCAACCGAGGCGTGGGTTTCGTCGACGGCACCGTCATCCCGGGGCTGGCGGCGCTGTCTGTCCCGGTCTTCGACTTCGACGGGTCACTGGCCTGTGCCTTGACCGCAACCGCGCTTGACGGCGCGTTTGGCAAGGACGGTGCCGACAGCGCGATCGCGCACGAACTGTTGGCGGCCGCCAACAGCATCAAGGGCTGA